A genome region from Manihot esculenta cultivar AM560-2 chromosome 5, M.esculenta_v8, whole genome shotgun sequence includes the following:
- the LOC110615235 gene encoding probable nucleoredoxin 2 encodes MRKEVMSLEEDYRNLKQAGAKTNGDGEKNISSSRFSSLLASKDRDFLLSPDGTQVQVSELEGKVVGLYFSANWYPPCRNFTEILINAYEHLNRSGSKFEVVFVSSDEDLDAFNKYRALMPWLSIPFSDLETKKALDRKFDIESIPCLIILQPKDTKDEATLHDGVEIIYRFGIQAFPFTKQRLQELERQVREKHESQTLTNLLTNLDREYLLGHPPSKQVPVDSLLGKTIGLFFSAQWCRPGVKFTPKLVSIYHKIKQLLTQQASEDFEVVFVSSDRDQQGFDSYFNIMPWLSLPFGDPTIKILTKHFDVQGIPCLIILGPDGKTITKHGRNLINLYQEDAYPFTEAKVDLLEKQIDEEAKSLPKSEYHVGHKHELTLVSQETGGGPFICCDCDEQGSGWAYLCLDCGYEVHPKCVRAMDRG; translated from the exons aTGAGAAAGGAGGTGATGAGCTTGGAGGAAGATTACAGGAACCTGAAACAGGCTGGAGCCAAAACAAACGGGGACGGTGAGAAAAATATTTCAAGCTCTAGATTCTCTTCTCTTTTGGCTTCTAAAGATCGTGATTTTCTTCTCTCTCCTGATGGAACTCAG GTGCAAGTTTCTGAACTCGAAGGCAAGGTGGTCGGACTCTACTTCTCAGCCAACTGGTACCCACCATGTCGGAACTTCACAGAGATACTAATTAATGCATACGAGCATCTGAACCGAAGTGGGTCTAAATTTGAGGTTGTGTTTGTGTCGTCCGATGAGGACTTGGATGCCTTCAACAAGTATCGAGCATTGATGCCTTGGCTTTCCATTCCATTTTCTGATTTGGAGACAAAGAAAGCTTTGGATCGTAAATTCGACATTGAAAGTATCCCAtgtttaattattttgcaaCCTAAGGATACTAAGGATGAGGCGACATTGCACGATGGAGTGGAAATCATTTATCGATTTGGAATCCAAGCTTTCCCGTTTACCAAACAGAGACTGCAGGAATTGGAGAGGCAAGTAAGAGAAAAGCATGAGAGCCAGACCTTAACCAATTTACTAACAAATCTTGATAGAGAATATCTTCTGGGTCATCCTCCATCTAAACAA GTGCCGGTTGATTCGTTGCTAGGCAAAACAATTGGACTTTTCTTCTCAGCCCAATGGTGTAGACCAGGCGTCAAATTCACTCCCAAGCTCGTCTCCATCTACCACAAGATCAAGCAATTGCTGACCCAACAAGCTTCTGAGGATTTTGAGGTTGTGTTTGTGTCAAGTGATCGTGATCAACAAGGATTTGACTCTTACTTCAACATCATGCCATGGCTGTCTTTGCCTTTTGGAGATCCAACAATCAAAATCCTAACTAAGCATTTTGACGTGCAGGGTATCCCTTGTCTGATAATCTTAGGTCCTGATGGTAAAACTATTACCAAACATGGAAGAAACCTGATAAATTTGTACCAGGAAGATGCTTATCCTTTCACAGAGGCTAAGGTTGACTTGTTAGAGAAACAGATTGATGAAGAGGCTAAAAGCTTGCCAAAATCTGAGTACCATGTAGGTCATAAACATGAGCTGACTTTGGTATCCCAAGAAACTGGAGGAGGACCTTTTATATGCTGTGATTGTGATGAGCAAGGGTCTGGTTGGGCTTACCTGTGCCTTGACTGTGGATATGAGGTGCACCCCAAGTGTGTTCGAGCCATGGACCGTGGCTAG